In a single window of the Nocardioides sp. L-11A genome:
- a CDS encoding ATP-binding cassette domain-containing protein has protein sequence MTPPAAAAIRVAGVEKSFGALPVLRGVDLEVAAGSIVALLGSNGAGKTTLIRILTTLTRADAGTACVQGFDVATQPAEVRESFSLTGQLTAVDEILTGRENLVLVARLRHLSDPGRVADDLLARFSLTDAAGRRTATYSGGMRRRLDIAMSLIGDPPVIFLDEPTTGLDPQGRIEVWQAVRELAAGGTTVLLTTQYLDEAEELADRIAILHEGRIIVDGTLAELKALLPPARVEYVEKQPTLEEIFLALVGAEH, from the coding sequence ATGACACCACCGGCAGCGGCCGCCATCCGGGTCGCCGGAGTCGAGAAGTCGTTCGGCGCGCTCCCGGTGCTGCGCGGGGTCGACCTCGAGGTCGCCGCGGGCAGCATCGTCGCCCTGCTCGGCTCCAACGGCGCCGGCAAGACGACCCTGATCCGGATCCTCACGACCCTGACCAGGGCGGACGCCGGGACGGCCTGCGTGCAGGGCTTCGACGTCGCCACCCAGCCGGCCGAGGTCCGGGAGTCGTTCAGCCTGACCGGCCAGCTCACCGCGGTCGACGAGATCCTGACCGGCCGCGAGAACCTGGTCCTGGTCGCGCGGCTGCGCCACCTGTCGGATCCCGGCAGGGTGGCCGACGACCTGCTCGCCCGGTTCTCCCTGACCGACGCGGCCGGGCGGCGGACGGCGACGTACTCCGGGGGCATGCGCCGGCGCCTGGACATCGCGATGAGCCTGATCGGCGATCCTCCGGTGATCTTCCTGGACGAGCCGACGACCGGCCTCGACCCGCAGGGCCGGATCGAGGTGTGGCAGGCCGTCCGGGAGCTCGCCGCCGGCGGCACCACGGTGCTGCTCACCACCCAGTACCTCGACGAGGCCGAGGAACTGGCCGACCGGATCGCGATCCTCCACGAGGGCCGGATCATCGTCGACGGGACGCTCGCCGAGCTCAAGGCGCTGCTCCCTCCCGCCCGGGTCGAGTACGTCGAGAAGCAGCCGACGCTCGAGGAGATCTTCCTCGCGCTCGTCGGCGCCGAGCACTGA
- a CDS encoding ABC transporter permease yields MSTHVVSDTRTLLGRSLRHILRSPDTIITTAITPIAMMLLFVYVFGAAIDAGDGEYVDYLLPGILLMTIASGIAYTSYRLFLDLKGGIFERFLSMPIARSAALWGHVLTSLVANLISVVLVVLVALLMGFRSGAGVLAWLAVAGILVLFTLALTWLAVIAGLAAKSPDGAGGFAYPIIFLPFVSSAFVPTAGMPGPVRWFAENQPVTSIVNTLRGLLAEQPVRDDAWIALAWCTGLLVLAYAIANRVYRRRFA; encoded by the coding sequence ATGAGCACCCACGTCGTGAGCGACACCCGGACCCTGCTGGGCCGGTCGCTGCGTCACATCCTGCGCAGCCCCGACACCATCATCACCACGGCGATCACGCCGATCGCCATGATGCTGCTGTTCGTCTACGTCTTCGGCGCCGCGATCGACGCCGGCGACGGCGAGTACGTCGACTACCTGCTGCCCGGCATCCTGCTGATGACCATCGCCTCGGGCATCGCCTACACCTCCTACCGGCTCTTCCTGGACCTGAAGGGCGGGATCTTCGAGCGGTTCCTGTCGATGCCGATCGCGCGGTCCGCGGCGCTGTGGGGCCACGTGCTGACCTCACTCGTGGCGAACCTGATCTCGGTCGTGCTGGTCGTGCTCGTCGCCCTGCTGATGGGCTTCCGCTCCGGCGCCGGCGTGCTGGCCTGGCTCGCTGTCGCCGGCATCCTGGTCCTGTTCACGCTCGCCCTGACCTGGCTGGCCGTGATCGCCGGGCTGGCCGCCAAGTCGCCCGACGGCGCGGGCGGCTTCGCCTACCCGATCATCTTCCTGCCCTTCGTCAGCTCGGCGTTCGTGCCGACCGCGGGGATGCCCGGTCCGGTGCGGTGGTTCGCGGAGAACCAGCCGGTCACCTCCATCGTCAACACGCTGCGCGGCCTCCTCGCCGAGCAGCCGGTCCGCGACGACGCCTGGATCGCGCTGGCCTGGTGCACCGGGCTCCTGGTGCTCGCGTACGCGATCGCGAACCGCGTCTACCGTCGCCGGTTCGCGTGA
- a CDS encoding MerR family transcriptional regulator has product MLTIGQLAAYAGVTIRTVRHYHQVGLLPEPERDRSGYRSYDAAAVVRLIRIRTLAEAGVPLARVQELLDADPATFSAAIGEIDRRLRAEVRELQEHRRRIAQLGSGDTLAVPAEVADYLDRVRSIGAPDELIEGERDAWILIAGRYPDRIPALMADKRAQLEDERTVRFYRLIGDLVRGERDDHERIVREMADLLVELFEEAAAAGQLDQQDEFMDDSAFVRLLDSMADENPPVRRLRELLAERGWAGWTRIERAEG; this is encoded by the coding sequence GTGCTCACGATCGGACAGTTGGCGGCGTACGCCGGGGTGACCATCCGGACGGTGCGGCACTACCACCAGGTGGGACTGCTCCCGGAGCCGGAGCGCGACCGCTCCGGGTACCGGTCCTACGACGCGGCGGCCGTGGTGCGGCTGATCCGGATCCGGACCCTGGCTGAGGCCGGGGTACCGCTGGCCCGGGTGCAGGAGCTGCTCGACGCCGACCCGGCGACCTTCAGCGCGGCGATCGGCGAGATCGACCGGCGGCTGCGCGCGGAGGTGCGCGAGCTGCAGGAGCACCGCCGCCGGATCGCGCAGCTGGGATCGGGCGACACGCTCGCCGTGCCGGCGGAGGTCGCCGACTACCTCGACCGGGTGCGGAGCATCGGCGCGCCCGACGAGCTGATCGAGGGCGAGCGCGACGCCTGGATCCTGATCGCGGGCCGCTACCCCGACCGGATCCCCGCACTGATGGCCGACAAGCGCGCCCAGTTGGAGGACGAGCGGACCGTCCGCTTCTACCGGCTCATCGGCGACCTGGTCCGCGGCGAGCGCGACGACCACGAGCGGATCGTGCGGGAGATGGCGGACCTGCTGGTCGAGCTCTTCGAGGAGGCGGCCGCCGCCGGACAGCTCGACCAGCAGGACGAGTTCATGGACGACTCCGCCTTCGTGCGGCTGTTGGACTCGATGGCCGACGAGAACCCGCCCGTCCGGCGGCTGCGCGAGCTGCTCGCCGAGCGCGGCTGGGCGGGCTGGACCCGCATCGAGCGCGCCGAGGGCTGA
- a CDS encoding DHA2 family efflux MFS transporter permease subunit has product MSSTASAPRGPATGLGDEDDRITPDILKVAAVVVLGSIMAILDTTVVNVALPTFLTEFEVDAYSTVAWTITGYTLALAAIIPVTGWAADRFGTKRLYLMALVLFTLGSVLCGLAWNIEALIAFRVVQGLGGGMLMPLGMMILTRIAGPHRLGRLMAILGIPMLLGPILGPILGGWIIDSVSWHWIFMINLPLGVAAIAYSLYALPKDAPQPGERFDFVGMALMSPGLALFLYGVSTIPEEGTVAATKVLVPGLIGLALIIGFVAWSFRPEHPLLDLRLFRDRNLTVATLVMFFFAGSFFGAMLLVPTYFQQVRGEDVLHAGLLVAPQGLGAMLTMPLAGMLADKYPVGRVVPFGFVGIIVGVAGLAFSTDPDTPYWQLITFLFIMGLGMGGTMMPVFTSALKTLKSHHVARGTTLINVIQQVAASVGVAVMSVVLTNQQNASEPLKAVRALADAERLGIQPPAWATETVQRIGDAVQGLALGDLADSFSAAYGVATVALVLTLIPVAFLPRRREESHLLDDQDEAGPGAPVVLH; this is encoded by the coding sequence ATGAGTAGTACCGCCAGCGCGCCCCGAGGCCCGGCCACCGGCCTCGGCGACGAGGACGACCGGATCACGCCCGACATCCTCAAGGTCGCGGCCGTCGTCGTCCTCGGGTCGATCATGGCCATCTTGGACACCACCGTGGTCAACGTCGCGCTGCCGACGTTCCTCACCGAGTTCGAGGTCGACGCCTACTCGACCGTGGCCTGGACGATCACCGGCTACACCCTCGCGCTGGCCGCCATCATCCCGGTGACCGGCTGGGCGGCCGACCGGTTCGGCACCAAGCGGCTCTACCTGATGGCGCTGGTCCTGTTCACCCTCGGCTCGGTCCTGTGCGGTCTCGCCTGGAACATCGAGGCGCTCATCGCGTTCCGGGTCGTGCAGGGCCTGGGCGGCGGCATGCTGATGCCGCTGGGCATGATGATCCTGACCCGGATCGCGGGCCCGCACCGCCTCGGCCGGCTGATGGCCATCCTCGGCATCCCGATGCTGCTCGGCCCGATCCTCGGCCCGATCCTCGGCGGCTGGATCATCGACAGCGTCTCGTGGCACTGGATCTTCATGATCAACCTGCCGCTCGGCGTGGCAGCGATCGCCTACTCGCTCTACGCGCTGCCCAAGGACGCTCCGCAGCCCGGCGAGCGCTTCGACTTCGTGGGGATGGCGCTCATGTCGCCCGGCCTGGCCCTCTTCCTGTACGGCGTCTCCACCATCCCCGAGGAGGGGACTGTCGCGGCCACCAAGGTCCTCGTCCCGGGACTGATCGGGCTGGCCCTGATCATCGGCTTCGTGGCCTGGTCGTTCCGGCCCGAGCACCCGCTGCTCGACCTGCGGCTGTTCCGCGACCGCAATCTGACGGTGGCCACCCTGGTGATGTTCTTCTTCGCCGGGTCCTTCTTCGGCGCGATGCTGCTGGTGCCGACCTACTTCCAGCAGGTCCGCGGCGAGGACGTCCTGCACGCCGGACTGCTGGTCGCTCCCCAGGGCCTGGGCGCGATGCTCACCATGCCGTTGGCGGGCATGCTCGCCGACAAGTACCCGGTCGGCCGGGTGGTGCCGTTCGGCTTCGTCGGCATCATCGTCGGCGTCGCCGGTCTCGCGTTCAGCACCGACCCGGACACGCCGTACTGGCAGCTGATCACGTTCCTGTTCATCATGGGCCTCGGCATGGGCGGGACGATGATGCCCGTCTTCACCTCCGCCCTGAAGACGCTGAAGTCCCACCACGTCGCCCGCGGCACCACCCTGATCAACGTCATCCAGCAGGTCGCGGCGTCGGTCGGAGTCGCCGTGATGTCGGTGGTGCTGACCAACCAGCAGAACGCCTCCGAGCCGCTCAAGGCGGTCCGGGCGCTGGCCGACGCCGAGCGGCTGGGCATCCAGCCGCCCGCCTGGGCCACGGAGACCGTGCAGCGCATCGGCGACGCCGTCCAGGGCCTCGCGCTCGGCGACCTCGCCGACTCGTTCTCGGCGGCGTACGGGGTCGCGACCGTGGCGCTGGTGCTGACGCTCATCCCGGTCGCCTTCCTCCCGCGCCGGCGCGAGGAGTCCCATCTCCTCGACGACCAGGACGAGGCGGGACCGGGCGCCCCGGTCGTCCTCCACTGA
- a CDS encoding MarR family winged helix-turn-helix transcriptional regulator gives MAERDELFEGLEQFLQSLWTLAEREGLTYLADRDLSLTQIRTLLMLTMADAPLPVNRIAERMELSAPAACRNIHRLVRLGLLERRESREDRRVRLVSITAQGRELVDRHQEPRRAALRMLIGRLPDEEVGAFNTALHRLLASADLLAPTNPAKPTATDRATDPAGATAR, from the coding sequence GTGGCTGAGCGCGACGAGTTGTTCGAGGGGCTGGAGCAGTTCCTGCAGTCCTTGTGGACCCTCGCGGAGCGGGAGGGCCTCACCTACCTCGCCGATCGCGATCTCTCGCTGACCCAGATCCGCACCCTGCTGATGCTGACCATGGCCGACGCGCCGCTGCCGGTGAACCGGATCGCCGAGCGGATGGAGCTGTCCGCGCCCGCCGCCTGCCGCAATATCCACCGGCTGGTCCGGCTCGGCCTGCTGGAGCGGCGGGAGAGCCGTGAGGACCGACGGGTCCGCCTCGTCTCCATCACCGCCCAGGGCCGCGAGCTGGTCGACCGGCACCAGGAGCCGCGCCGGGCCGCGCTGCGGATGCTCATCGGCCGGCTGCCCGACGAGGAGGTCGGGGCGTTCAACACCGCGCTGCACCGGCTGCTCGCCAGCGCCGACCTGCTCGCGCCCACCAACCCCGCCAAGCCGACCGCGACCGACCGCGCCACCGACCCCGCCGGTGCCACCGCGCGCTGA
- a CDS encoding phosphatase PAP2 family protein, with translation MRFRDLATGGVGEPEATPTAAATRSPASGRWTVTLVEAGALLVLAVAYTLIRAAQGEDVAGALAHSRAIAEVEHWLIQHLERPANSWLASIPALAVPACYFYAVFHYAATPLVLYRSWRIGGWVHRRGYWTLILASAIALVIYARFPVAPPRLLPDLGMIDVMRAYADYGWWGDAASAPRGIGDATNQYAAMPSLHFGWSLWCAIQMWSFPGSWWRVAAVLYPSVQVLVVIATANHYLLDVLAGGLCVLVALGVVVGLRWLRGRHSAEPVTATTAEVGGPKTR, from the coding sequence ATGAGATTCCGTGACCTGGCGACGGGAGGCGTGGGCGAGCCCGAGGCCACCCCCACCGCCGCAGCGACCCGCTCCCCGGCGTCCGGGCGCTGGACCGTCACCCTCGTCGAGGCCGGTGCGCTGCTGGTGCTCGCCGTGGCCTACACCCTCATCCGCGCGGCCCAGGGCGAGGACGTCGCCGGCGCCCTGGCCCACTCCCGCGCGATCGCGGAGGTCGAGCACTGGCTGATCCAGCACCTCGAGCGCCCGGCCAACAGTTGGCTCGCCTCGATCCCCGCACTCGCCGTCCCCGCCTGCTACTTCTACGCCGTCTTCCACTACGCCGCCACGCCGCTGGTGCTCTACCGCTCCTGGCGGATCGGCGGCTGGGTCCACCGGCGCGGCTACTGGACCCTGATCCTCGCCTCGGCCATCGCGCTGGTGATCTACGCCCGCTTCCCCGTCGCCCCGCCGCGTCTGCTGCCCGACCTCGGCATGATCGACGTGATGCGCGCGTACGCCGACTACGGCTGGTGGGGCGACGCCGCGTCCGCACCCCGCGGCATCGGCGACGCCACCAACCAGTACGCCGCCATGCCGTCCCTCCACTTCGGCTGGTCGCTGTGGTGCGCGATCCAGATGTGGAGCTTCCCGGGGTCCTGGTGGCGGGTCGCGGCCGTGCTCTACCCGAGCGTGCAGGTGCTGGTCGTGATCGCCACCGCCAACCACTACCTGCTCGACGTACTCGCCGGCGGACTGTGCGTGCTCGTCGCGCTGGGCGTCGTGGTCGGGTTGCGGTGGCTGCGGGGCCGACACTCGGCCGAACCGGTCACCGCGACGACGGCTGAGGTCGGCGGACCGAAGACCCGCTGA
- a CDS encoding alpha/beta hydrolase produces MSASAPHGPLASLVGAGHPLLDRLDADVGGLTIAYRRTGGDRPPAVLLHGLMGSGAGWAPVARLLEADLDVILPDARGHGRSTAPDSGYRYADLADDVIGLIQQLGLTRPVLVGHSMGGMTAALVATRIGHLLRGLVLVDPTFLSGERQREVFESDVAEQHHQAVRRGRSALLRDALARPARRPPALVELQVEARLNTSLAAFDVLRPPNPPYRDVVRALDVPTLLVIGDRPVVSRDLATELCELSPRLRLEQVDDAGHGLPFDQPEQLAQCILAFVRTLPT; encoded by the coding sequence GTGAGCGCGTCCGCACCGCACGGGCCGCTGGCGAGCCTGGTCGGCGCGGGACATCCCCTCCTCGACCGTCTCGACGCCGATGTCGGCGGCCTGACCATCGCGTACCGCCGGACCGGTGGCGACCGGCCACCCGCCGTACTCCTGCACGGGCTGATGGGCAGCGGCGCGGGCTGGGCGCCGGTGGCCCGGCTGCTCGAGGCGGACCTGGACGTGATCCTTCCCGACGCCCGCGGGCACGGTCGCTCCACCGCGCCGGACTCCGGCTACCGCTACGCGGATCTCGCGGACGACGTGATCGGCCTGATCCAGCAGCTCGGCCTCACCCGACCGGTCCTCGTCGGCCATTCGATGGGCGGGATGACGGCGGCGCTGGTGGCGACCCGGATCGGGCACCTGCTCCGCGGCCTCGTCCTCGTGGACCCCACCTTCCTGAGCGGCGAACGACAGCGTGAGGTCTTCGAGAGCGACGTCGCCGAGCAGCACCACCAGGCCGTCCGCCGAGGGCGCTCGGCGCTGCTGCGGGACGCGCTCGCCCGGCCGGCGCGTCGCCCGCCGGCGCTCGTCGAGCTGCAGGTCGAGGCGCGGCTGAACACCAGCCTCGCGGCGTTCGACGTGCTGCGGCCGCCCAACCCGCCGTACCGCGACGTGGTCCGCGCGCTCGACGTACCCACGCTGCTCGTCATCGGTGACCGGCCCGTCGTCAGCCGGGACCTGGCGACCGAGCTGTGTGAGCTCAGCCCCCGCCTGCGTCTCGAGCAGGTCGACGACGCCGGCCACGGTCTGCCGTTCGACCAGCCCGAACAACTCGCGCAGTGCATCCTGGCCTTCGTGCGGACGCTGCCGACCTGA
- a CDS encoding replicative DNA helicase, protein MSLTDDPPAWTAEPSDGWGDGPASYAPGEAPSGGRTPPQDMAAEQSVLGAMMISKDAIADVVEVLRGADYYRPAHEEIHEAILDLYSRGEPADMVTVAGELQRRGQLQKVGGAPYLHTLAANVPIAANAGFYAEIVYEKAILRRLVNAGTKIVQISYAGEGEVEGIVNEAQSEIYKVTDRNKSEDYAPLSDIMDGVLDEIEAIENREAGIYGVPTGFADLDELTNGLHSGQMIVVAARPAMGKSTLALDFCRAASVGHNLTSAFFSLEMTRAEIVMRLLSAEARIPLNHIRNGKMGTEEWDRLARHVAKVSAAPMFVDDSPNMTMTEIRAKARRLKQKHDLKLMVIDYLQLMSSGKKVESRQLEVSEFSRQMKLLAKELEIPIIALSQLNRGPEQRADKRPAMSDLRESGCLTADTRLLRADTNAEITLGELMEDGVRDIPVWALDDRLKLVPRTLTHAFPSGTKPVFEVTLASGRRVKATGNHPFLTYDGWMPLAELEVGSRVGAIRHVPPPLEIVPRDDDEIVLLAHLLGDGSFVRRQPIRYASQDEANLAIVAEAAARRFGITAIRDEYAAARVTTLRLPAPFRLARGRRNPIAEWLDADGLFGLRSHEKFVPDWVFALPKEQVGLFLRHIWATDGCVHWDEKRALGWIYYASTSRRLVDDLARLLGRYNIFTRVKTVRKNGYRDGYQLHVYGVENQLRFVDEIGVHGARGETATRIGELIRDVVPNTNADTVPVEVWDDVRTILSDQGMTHREFAAAMGTQFCGSTMWQHAPSRQRLGKVAAVLDHADLEVLATNDVYWDSIKSVEAIGEQPVYDATVLGVHNFVAEGIALHNSIEQDADMVILLHRDDVYEKESTRPGEADLIVAKHRNGATRDIVVAFQGHYSRFVDMAH, encoded by the coding sequence GTGAGCCTCACGGACGACCCGCCCGCCTGGACCGCCGAGCCCTCCGACGGCTGGGGCGACGGCCCGGCGTCGTACGCGCCCGGCGAGGCGCCCAGCGGCGGCCGCACCCCGCCGCAGGACATGGCCGCCGAGCAGTCCGTGCTCGGCGCGATGATGATCTCCAAGGACGCCATCGCCGACGTGGTCGAGGTGCTCCGCGGGGCCGACTACTACCGGCCCGCCCACGAGGAGATCCACGAGGCGATCCTCGACCTCTACAGCCGCGGCGAGCCCGCCGACATGGTGACCGTCGCCGGCGAGCTGCAGCGGCGCGGGCAGCTGCAGAAGGTCGGCGGCGCGCCGTACCTCCACACCCTCGCGGCCAACGTCCCGATCGCCGCCAACGCCGGCTTCTACGCCGAGATCGTCTACGAGAAGGCGATCCTGCGCCGCCTGGTCAACGCCGGCACCAAGATCGTCCAGATCAGCTACGCCGGCGAGGGCGAGGTCGAGGGCATCGTCAACGAGGCCCAGTCCGAGATCTACAAGGTCACCGACCGCAACAAGTCCGAGGACTACGCCCCGCTCAGCGACATCATGGACGGCGTCCTCGACGAGATCGAGGCGATCGAGAACCGTGAGGCCGGCATCTACGGCGTCCCCACCGGCTTCGCCGACCTCGACGAGCTCACCAACGGCCTGCACTCCGGCCAGATGATCGTCGTCGCGGCGCGTCCCGCTATGGGCAAATCAACGCTGGCTCTCGATTTTTGCCGCGCGGCCTCCGTCGGGCACAACCTCACCAGTGCCTTCTTCAGCCTGGAGATGACGCGCGCCGAGATCGTGATGCGCCTGCTCTCCGCCGAGGCCCGGATCCCGCTCAACCACATCCGCAACGGCAAGATGGGCACCGAGGAGTGGGACCGCCTGGCCCGGCACGTCGCGAAGGTCTCGGCCGCGCCGATGTTCGTCGACGACTCGCCCAACATGACGATGACCGAGATCCGTGCCAAGGCGCGCCGGCTCAAGCAGAAGCACGACCTCAAGCTGATGGTCATCGACTACCTCCAGCTGATGTCGTCGGGCAAGAAGGTCGAGTCCCGCCAGCTCGAGGTGTCCGAGTTCTCCCGGCAGATGAAGCTCCTCGCCAAGGAGCTGGAGATCCCGATCATCGCCCTCTCGCAGCTCAACCGTGGTCCCGAGCAGCGCGCCGACAAGCGTCCGGCCATGTCGGATCTCCGAGAGTCGGGCTGCCTGACGGCCGACACCCGCCTGCTCCGTGCCGACACCAATGCCGAGATCACGCTCGGGGAGCTGATGGAGGACGGCGTCCGCGACATCCCCGTCTGGGCGCTCGACGACCGCCTCAAGCTGGTGCCCCGCACCCTCACCCATGCCTTCCCCAGCGGCACCAAGCCGGTGTTCGAGGTGACGCTGGCCTCCGGCCGGCGGGTGAAGGCCACGGGCAACCACCCCTTCCTGACCTACGACGGCTGGATGCCGCTGGCCGAGCTCGAGGTCGGCAGCCGGGTCGGTGCCATCCGGCATGTCCCGCCGCCACTGGAGATCGTGCCGCGCGACGACGACGAGATCGTCCTGCTCGCGCACCTGCTGGGTGACGGCTCGTTCGTCAGGCGCCAGCCGATCAGGTACGCGAGCCAGGACGAGGCCAATCTCGCCATCGTCGCCGAGGCCGCCGCACGTCGCTTCGGCATCACGGCGATCCGTGACGAGTACGCCGCGGCGCGGGTCACCACCCTGCGCCTGCCCGCTCCCTTCCGACTCGCGCGCGGACGCCGCAACCCCATCGCGGAGTGGCTCGATGCCGACGGGCTGTTCGGCCTGCGCAGCCACGAGAAGTTCGTCCCCGACTGGGTCTTCGCGCTCCCCAAGGAGCAGGTCGGGCTCTTCCTGCGTCACATCTGGGCCACCGACGGGTGCGTCCACTGGGATGAGAAGCGCGCTCTCGGGTGGATCTACTACGCCTCGACGAGTCGGCGCCTGGTCGACGATCTGGCCCGGCTGCTCGGCCGCTACAACATCTTCACCCGCGTCAAGACCGTGCGTAAGAACGGCTACCGCGACGGCTACCAGCTGCACGTCTACGGCGTCGAGAACCAACTGCGGTTCGTCGACGAGATCGGCGTGCACGGCGCCCGCGGCGAGACCGCGACCCGGATCGGCGAGCTGATCCGCGACGTCGTCCCCAACACCAACGCCGACACCGTGCCGGTCGAGGTCTGGGACGACGTCCGCACGATCCTCAGCGACCAGGGGATGACCCACCGCGAGTTCGCCGCCGCGATGGGCACGCAGTTCTGCGGCTCCACGATGTGGCAGCACGCCCCGAGCCGCCAGCGCCTCGGCAAGGTCGCCGCCGTCCTCGATCACGCCGACCTCGAGGTGCTGGCCACCAACGACGTCTACTGGGACAGCATCAAGTCCGTCGAGGCGATCGGTGAGCAGCCCGTCTACGACGCCACCGTGCTCGGCGTCCACAACTTCGTTGCCGAGGGCATCGCCCTGCACAACTCCATAGAACAGGACGCCGACATGGTGATCCTGCTTCACCGTGACGACGTCTACGAGAAGGAGTCGACCCGCCCCGGCGAGGCCGACCTCATCGTCGCCAAGCACCGTAACGGCGCGACCCGCGACATCGTCGTCGCCTTCCAGGGTCACTACAGCCGGTTCGTCGACATGGCGCACTGA
- a CDS encoding MATE family efflux transporter yields the protein MVSAARALDREIARLAFPAFLALVAEPLFLLGDAVVVGHLGTPELAGLGIAGTVVTTVVGLCIFLAYGTTAGVARQIGAGHRDAALAQGLDGLWLALLIGVPATLLTALAADPLVAVFGASPDVVEPATTYLRVAALGLVPLLLILAGTGVLRGLQDTRTPLVVAVAGNVANLVLNVVLVYGAGPVPGLGIAGSALGSVLAQTAMALALVVTVVRAARREGATLRPHLPGVRAAARAGVPLLVRTLTLRASLLVTTYAVVLTATADPDLDSTAVPVATHQLAMTLWGFLAFVLDAIAIAAQAITGRYLGAGDVAGTREVTRRMVGWGVVSGIATGLLLAAASPWLGALFTPDEGVRDALVPVLLVAALAQPVAGVVFVLDGVLIGAGDGRYLAWAGVIVLAGYAPVVLLTSGLGAGLPWLWVVFSAVFMGGRLVTLLRRARGDAWLVAGA from the coding sequence GTGGTGAGCGCGGCGCGGGCGCTCGACCGCGAGATCGCCCGGCTCGCGTTCCCGGCCTTCCTGGCCCTGGTCGCCGAGCCCCTCTTCCTGCTCGGTGACGCGGTCGTCGTCGGCCACCTCGGCACCCCGGAGCTGGCCGGACTCGGCATCGCCGGGACGGTCGTGACGACGGTCGTCGGCCTGTGCATCTTCCTGGCCTACGGCACCACCGCGGGCGTCGCCCGCCAGATCGGCGCCGGCCATCGTGACGCCGCCCTCGCCCAGGGCCTCGACGGACTGTGGCTGGCCCTGCTGATCGGCGTTCCCGCCACCCTGCTCACCGCGCTCGCCGCCGACCCGCTCGTCGCCGTGTTCGGGGCCTCCCCCGACGTGGTCGAGCCGGCCACGACGTACCTCCGCGTCGCCGCGCTCGGCCTGGTCCCGCTCCTGCTCATCCTCGCCGGCACCGGCGTGCTGCGCGGCCTGCAGGACACCCGCACCCCGCTCGTGGTCGCCGTGGCGGGCAATGTCGCCAACCTCGTCCTCAACGTCGTCCTCGTGTACGGCGCCGGGCCGGTGCCCGGGCTCGGGATCGCCGGGTCCGCGCTCGGCTCGGTGCTCGCCCAGACCGCGATGGCCCTCGCCCTCGTCGTCACCGTCGTGCGGGCGGCCCGCCGGGAGGGCGCCACCCTGCGCCCCCACCTGCCCGGCGTGCGCGCCGCGGCCCGGGCCGGCGTCCCCCTCCTGGTGCGGACCCTGACCCTGCGGGCCTCCCTGCTCGTCACGACGTACGCCGTCGTCCTCACCGCGACCGCCGACCCGGATCTCGACAGCACCGCGGTCCCGGTCGCCACCCACCAGCTGGCGATGACCCTGTGGGGGTTCCTCGCCTTCGTGCTGGACGCGATCGCCATCGCCGCGCAGGCGATCACCGGCCGCTACCTGGGGGCGGGCGACGTCGCCGGGACCCGCGAGGTCACCCGGCGGATGGTCGGCTGGGGCGTGGTCAGCGGCATCGCGACCGGGCTGCTGCTGGCGGCGGCGAGCCCGTGGCTCGGCGCACTGTTCACGCCCGACGAGGGCGTCCGGGACGCCCTCGTCCCGGTCCTGCTGGTCGCGGCGCTCGCCCAGCCGGTCGCGGGCGTCGTGTTCGTCCTCGACGGTGTCCTCATCGGTGCCGGCGACGGCCGCTACCTGGCCTGGGCGGGCGTGATCGTGCTGGCGGGCTACGCTCCGGTCGTGCTGCTGACGAGTGGGCTGGGCGCCGGACTGCCCTGGCTGTGGGTCGTCTTCTCCGCGGTCTTCATGGGCGGCCGGCTGGTCACCCTGCTGCGCCGGGCGCGCGGGGACGCCTGGCTGGTGGCCGGCGCGTGA
- a CDS encoding Lrp/AsnC family transcriptional regulator, with protein MDEIDRQILDLLRHNARLPVSEIARRVGLSAAPVARRIERLEASGVILGYVAVVDYGEAGDLDAFTEVTLTSGTDTQEFDEIARQVPEVQEYYTIAGDPDGMVRFRVRNVDHLQQVVNAIRRTGIVAATKTLIVMKAWDRSRITDGSGPAG; from the coding sequence ATGGACGAGATCGACCGGCAGATCCTGGACCTGCTCCGTCACAACGCCCGGCTCCCGGTGAGCGAGATCGCGCGCCGGGTCGGCCTCTCCGCGGCGCCGGTGGCGCGCCGGATCGAGCGGCTGGAGGCCTCCGGCGTGATCCTGGGCTATGTCGCGGTCGTCGACTACGGCGAGGCCGGCGACCTGGACGCCTTCACCGAGGTGACGCTGACCAGCGGCACGGACACCCAGGAGTTCGACGAGATCGCGCGCCAGGTCCCCGAGGTCCAGGAGTACTACACGATCGCGGGCGACCCGGACGGCATGGTCCGATTCCGGGTGCGCAATGTCGACCATCTCCAGCAGGTGGTCAACGCGATCCGGCGGACCGGGATCGTCGCGGCGACGAAGACCCTGATCGTGATGAAGGCCTGGGACCGGTCCCGGATCACCGACGGCAGCGGTCCGGCTGGCTAG